One genomic region from Mytilus trossulus isolate FHL-02 chromosome 9, PNRI_Mtr1.1.1.hap1, whole genome shotgun sequence encodes:
- the LOC134684758 gene encoding short-chain collagen C4-like codes for MFLSYLAFITATLTVFVQCHDCKDYDLSASDQSLVDMMKHYLHTSRKEECPPGVKPSTSGVTYVRWGKKECPKGVDMVYTGQVGGNDYANKGGGVNNLCLPNDPENGKPLSGADNSQLFGTEYETTSKLKPSGMRDMYQMEVPCAVCHQRKKSVLLMIPGRKTCYKGWTSEYSGYLLSGHKTTSSKDYACVDENAEPLDNKSSNENGALFYAISTKCGSLRCPPYKDAVEVQCVVCTK; via the exons ATGTTCTTGTCATACTTGGCATTTATCACAGCAACATTAACAGTGTTTGTCCAGTGTCATGATTGTAAAGATTATGACCTATCAGCCTCTGACCAGTCTTTGGTAGATATGATGAAACATTACCTCCATACCTCTAGGAAAGAGGAATGCCCTCCTGGAGTAAAGCCATCTACATCAG GCGTGACATATGTACGTTGGGGAAAGAAAGAATGCCCGAAAGGAGTTGATATGGTATATACAG GACAAGTCGGAGGAAATGATTATGCGAACAAAGGAGGAGGTGTCAATAATTTATGCCTACCAAACGATCCAGAAAATGGCAAACCCTTGTCAGGAGCTGATAACTCCCAGTTATTTGGTACCGAATATGAGACTACGTCCAAATTAAAGCCATCAGGAATGAGAGATATGTATCAAATGGAAGTACCATGTGCAGTATGCCATCAAAGAAAGAAATCGGTTCTACTAATGATACCAG GCAGAAAAACATGCTATAAGGGCTGGACATCAGAATATAGTGGTTATCTTCTATCGGGTCATAAGACTACCAGTAGTAAGGACTATGCTTGTGTGGACGAGAATGCCGAACCGCTCGACAATAAATCTAGCAACGAAAATGGGGCTTTATTTTATGCAATTAGTACCAAATGTGGCAGTTTGAGGTGTCCTCCATACAAGGATGCAGTAGAGGTGCAATGCgttgtttgtacaaaataa